Part of the Maridesulfovibrio sp. genome, GCCGCAGAGGCTCCTGCCGAACCCAAGCCCAAGCCCGAGCCCAAGCCCGAGCCTAAGCCGGAACCTAAGCCCGAGCCTAAGCCTGAGCCTAAGCCGGAACCTAAGCCCGAGCCTAAACCGGAGCCTAAGCCCGCACCTAAGCCTGAGCCCAAGCCCGCACCTAAGCCGGAAGCGAAGCCTGCTCCTAAAGCCGCTGCCAAGCCTGCAGCGAAGCCTGCTGCAAAACCGAAGCCTAAACCTGCAGCCGGTGCTCCGGTCAAGAGTTCCAAGCCTAAGGCCATGTCTACCATCAGGGTTGACCACCAGAAGCTTGACCATCTTATGAACCTGATCGGAGAGCTTATCATCAGCAGGGGGCGTTATACCATGCTTGCCCGCGGTCTTGAGGAAGGACACCTTGAGGTTCCGGTTGTTGCCCAGCAGCTGACTGAAACAACATACGCTCTGTCCAGAATCTCTGATGACCTGCAGGACACCATCATGAAGGTCCGCATGGTCGCTGTTCAGACTGTATTTTCGAGATTTCCGCGTTTGGTTCGCGACCTTAGCCGTAAGAGCGGCAAGCGGGTCGAGTTGATAACCGAAGGCGAAGAGACTGAACTCGATAAGAGTGTTGTCGAGGAAATCGGCGATCCTCTTGTCCACTTGATCAGGAACTCTGTCGACCATGGCCTTGAGCCGGAAGAAGAGCGCATCGCTAACGGAAAAACCCCTCAGGGGCATGTCTGGCTGCGCGCTTATCACAAGGGTAACTCTGTTGCCATTGAGGTTGAGGATGATGGACGCGGAATTGATCCTGAAAAGATGCGTAATGTCGCTATCAAGAAAGGGGTTATTTCTCCGGAAGAAGCCCGTAACCTTGATGACCGCGAAGCTATTGAACTGATTTTCGCTCCGGGATTCTCCTCCGCCGAAAAGGTTACCGACATTTCCGGTCGAGGCGTGGGAATGGATGTTGTACGTAACAACATCAAGGACCTTAAAGGTAGTGTCCACATTTCCTCCGAAGTTGGTAAGGGCTCCAAATTTACCCTTACCCTGCCGCTGACCCTGGCGATTATTGATGCGCTTATGGTTCAGATTAACGGTGCAAACTACGCCATTCCTCTTGATGCGGTTTCTGAAACCACTAAGATTGAGGCGGAAAGGCTTACTGAAGTCAACAACCGTAAAGCAGTTACCCTGCGCGGTGAGGTGCTTGGTATTGCCGAGCTTGCCGAACTTCTTGAACAGCCGGTCAGCGATCCTGACCGCGAGGTTTTGCCTGTTGTTATTGTCCATGACAATGACCGTCGCCTCGGATTGGTTGTAGACAGACTTCTTGAGCGTCAGGAAATCGTTATTAAACCTCTCGGTAATTACCTCAACGGCTTTGATCTCAAAGGCGTATCAGGTGCTACCATTATGGGTGACGGTAGCGTTGTTCTTATCCTTGACCCCCATGAGATCTACAGTATGGCAACAGTTAAGAGCGGTAGTATTCAGTAGCTGTCAGTTACATAAAGTGAAAGTTAATCCCCCTGATGCTTATGCTTCAGGGGGATTTTTTTGCGCAGCAATAAAAAAGGCTTCTCCGATTAACGAAGAAGCCTTTTCCTGTTTGTATATTTGTAGCCTTAGGACAGGCTCAGATATAAGCTCATCGTCCCTGCCATGAGAGTTGCATGGGCGAGGATGACCAGAAGCGGAGCGAGAGCAAGGCCGATTTTGTGGCGCATGGGTGTTTCGCTTCTCCATGTTACTGTCCATACTGCACAGCAGAGGATGGTCAGCAGCAGGGAGGCCCCGAAGCTTATGGCTACGGGCAGGTTCTGATATAAAGTGGCAATGTTGGGACCGCAGATGTAGTAGATTACACCGCCTGAAGCAGCCAGCTGCAGCAGGGACGGGAATAATGCCCAGCGAGCAACCACCGGAAGCGAGAATTTATAGTAATCGCGACCGAAGTCGTCTTTGTTGCGGCGCAGTACCAGATAAAGGCCGGAAGCTGTGGCAGCAAAGGCAAGGGCCATGATCAGGTAGATTCCAGCCAGACAAAGTCCCGCCTTGCCGGGAAGTTGCTGGAAATGTGTGTAAAAAGGAACTGCCGGAACAGCAGGGGTAGGGCTTTCAATCTGCAGGGTGAAAAATCTCTGCATGATCACTGTGGCAACATGTATGGATGCAACACCTCCCAATGCGCCAATTGCGCCGAGCATGGTGTGCAGCGGTTTGCTTTTTTTAAGTTTTTTCCAGCTGTATTTATAAGGTATGAGGCCCGCCAGCGCGATTCCCAGAGTGATGTAAAACATCATAACCGGAGAAGCTGGGTTGATAAACCAGTCCTTAAGCCATGGCATTTGACGGCTGAAAAATGCGGCAGCACTTCCTAGGCAGATGGTAAAGAGTAGGTAGAGGACCAAAGTCAGTGTTGTTACCTGCTGGGCCAGTTTGTCGTAAAAAATCTTTTTGCGTGCCTTGGCCGTAATTTCAAGGATCACAGCCATGATCGGGGCACCGATAGCCGCAAGCGTGGCAAAGTCCACCAGAGCTTTGGGCAGCATCTGAGCACTCATCATTGCCGTGAGCCGAATAGGTTCCATGGGGATGTTCATATTTGCTTTCCTAAAATAAGGGTTTTAAAGACTTCTTTTGTGTGCACTTTTTGCCCTAAATTTGCACAGGACGCAAGGGGAGGGGGCGTCCATTATGTAAAAGGTTAGATATGCTTGCCAAATCTAATTAAGTGGCCTACTTTAATTTCGTTGAAACTTGAACCAAATTCACCAGTTAGATTCAACACGTCTTTCGGAGAATATTTGATGCAGTACTTACGAATCCTTCTTATTGTTGTTCTGGCCGTCGTTGTGAGCGGATGTTTTGCGGCAAAGCAGTCTGAAGAGCCTGTTAAGCCCGCATGGGGCGGTAGCGAAGAGTGGCGCCTTAAGAGTCTTGAAGAGAATTTTTTACATTTCAAGGAAGGAATGCGTCAACAGAATGATCTGATTGAAAGCAATCACAAAGACACCACTGCTCAAATTGAAAAGCTTCAGGAACGGATGACCGAACTGGACAGCACTCTTGCCGAGCTCAAGGAAAATCAGCAAAAGATGATGGCTATGAAGGTCGAACAGGAAATTCCTGCAGAAGAAACAGTAGTAGCCGAAGAAGTTGTCGTTGGCGGTAATAGCAGCAGCGAAGAAAAACCTTGGATGATTGTTCCCGGTGAAGCTGCAGCTACGCCCGCTTCGAGTCCTGCGGCTACTCCGAAACCTGTTTCTGCTTTAAGCGGAGATGCCCTGTATCAGGAAGGCGTGCGGCTGGTGATGAACGATAATCCTCTGAAGGCACGTGGACTGCTGGAGCAATATCTTGCCCAGAATCCTTCTTCCAATCTTGCTCCGAATGCTCTTTATTGGATTGGTGAAACATACTATTCTGAAAAGAGCTTTGCCCAGTCCATTCTTAAATTCAAGGAAGTTAGCAGGCGTTTTCCCAAGGCCGGGAAAGTCCCCGATGCCATGCTCAAGATCGGTTTGGCCTACGATAAGCTGGGTGACCGCGAGAATGCTGTTTTTTACCTGCGTACTCTGATTGAAGATTATCCTAAGTCTGCTCCTGCCAATATCGGCAGGGAACGTCTGCGTGCAATCGAAGGCTAGTACCTTCAGCGGCGTCCGTTGGTGAGTTCTCTTCAGGAAGAATATTTTGCATGTCTGGCCCTGCGCTATACGCCGGGGCTTGGGCCTAAATCATGGGGACCGATCCTCAAATATTATCCAACAGCTTACGAAGGTCTTAAGGACGCGGTAAACTGGCCTTCCCTTAAACTTGCTTCCGAAAAGAGCTCCAGAGCCGCAAAAAATGAAGAGTGGCGTTCCAAGGCTGAAAAAGAATACCGTGAGGCTATGCGTCTTGAATTTGGCATTCTGCCGTGGACGCATCCTCTATTCCCCGATCTTCTTAAAGAATTACCTGATCCTCCAACCTGCCTGTATTACTTCGGTGATCCGAAGCTGCTCTCCAATCCGGCTGTCGGTATTGTGGGCTCACGCAATAGCGGACGACTCGGAATGGAATATGCCGCAAGGCTTGCCGCGGATTTGTCAAGAAGCGGGATTACTGTCACTTCCGGCTTTGCAAAAGGTATAGATACCTGCGCTCATGAAGCTGCCTTGCACGGCGTAGGTTCAACAATAGCTGTACTTGGGACTGGTTTGGATTTTGATTCCTATCCGCCGGACAGTGACTGGCTGCGTAGAGGGGTGATTGAGTCCGGACTGATAATTTCTGAATTTCCGCCCGGAACAAAGCCTTTTGCCCGTAATTTTCCTTTTCGCAACCGGCTGATCAGCGGGTTGAGTGTAGGTGTTGTGGTTGTGGAGGCTGAAATTGCCAGCGGCAGTCTCGTTACAGCCCGTCTTGCCGGAGAGCAGGGCAGGGAAGTAATGGCTATGCCCGGTCCCAGCGGAGACAAAAGCTTTGCCGGATGTTTGAAATTGATTAAGGAAGGCGCAGCTCTTGTGGAAACCGCAGATGATGTATTACTGAACATCAGGCACGCCCTCGATATTGGGAATATTTCCGGGCAGAAGGCGGTTGCAGGGGCCGAGCGTAAGCTCCCTGTTAAAAGGGAGGACAAAGGCAGTCTGTCCAAACAGGTTGATGTTGCTGCCATAAGCAAACCTGCCGCGCCGATTATTGATATTAATTCCCTTGAACCGCCGGAGTCAGACATTGCTAAAGCTCTCCAAAGTGGGGGTAAGCTGCATATTGATGAGATCGCCCGTGCGGCGGGAATTGATGTTTCCGTGGCCGGAGCAGTTGTACTGAGCATGGAGGTCAAGGGAATGGTTGTGCGCTTTCCCGGCATGTATTATGATCTCCGGTGTTAACATGGGGCGGGTGTGTTTGAATTTTATTAGGAGAAGTCCGACTGATGCAGAAAATTCCGGTTAAACTTGCGGCTCCGGGCATGAAGCTTGCCAAGCCTGTAACCCGCGATAACGGTATGGTTGTTCTTGCCGAAGGGTTGGAGCTTACCGAAGGGATCATCCAGAAGCTGGAGTCCATGGACGTTGAGCGTATTGTAGTTAAAGGCAATCCCGTTAATATGGGGGACAACGACGATTCCTCGTGGTCCAAGAAGTCGGAACGACTCAACCATCTTTTCCGCCGCTATTCCAAAGACAAGTGGATGTTCCGGGTTAAAGGTTTTTTCAAGGAATATTTCGATCTCAAGGCTGCTGCTCAAAAGGCTGAAGAGGAAGCGGAAAGACTGGCTGAAGAGCAGGCCGCAGCTGAAGCCGCTGCAGCAGAAGAGGCAGCAGCAAACGGGGAGGGAGCATAGATGGTCGATCAGGATCTTAAAACCAGTGTAAAAGGTCAGATTCTTTCTACTTCCGACCTTCCTACCCTGCCTTCTGTGCTTGATGAGGTTACCAAGCTTGTAGATGACCCCAACTCATCAACCGAACAGGTCGCAAAAGTTATTTCACAGGATCAGGTACTTTCCGCAAAAGTCCTCAAAATGGTTAACTCGCCCATTTATGGCTTTCCGGGAAGGATCACCACCATTCAGCATGCCCTTGTTTTGCTCGGCCTGAACGTAATTCGCGGCATTATTATTTCTACCTCTGTCTTTGACATGATTCAGCAGGCCATGTCCGGTCTTTGGGAGCACAGCCTCGGTTGCGCCATGGCCAGTGGTGCAATTGCCAAGGCTGCAGGATTCGAAGATCCTGAAGAATTCACCGTGGCCGGATTGCTTCATGATCTCGGTAAAGTCGTTACTGCAGTGCAGCTGCCGGAACTCAATGAAGCAGTGCGTATGACTGTTAAGGAAAAAGACCTGACCTACTATGAGGCTGAACGCCAGATTCTCGGCTTCGGTCATGACCGCATCAACGCTTGGCTGGCCAGACATTGGCACCTTCCGCCCAATGTTCGTGAAGCCATGACTTATCACCATCATCCTGATCGTGCCCAGCATTACCAGCAGACTGCCGCAGTGGTTCATGTCGGTGATTTTATTGTTCGTCTTTTTGAATACGGAAACGGCGGAGATGATCAGATTGCGTATTTCAAGCCTGCGGCCATGAAGATATTGAAATTGAAAATGAAGGATCTTGAACCGGTCATGGATGAAGTATCCGATAAGTTCATGGAGATATCCGACCTGACCTTCTAGCTCTGTCTGTTATTTTTTTTGTAATTTTACGGAACGTGGTCCGCTTGAGCTTTGACGTCATCCAATGGTTGATGTTAAACGGTTGGCTATGGACAAGAATAAGGATCACGGCCTGTTGGGGCTGACAAAATATAAGGCTATTCTGGTTTCTCCGGATAATTCATTGCGCGACCTGCTATTTGAAATCTGGCCGCCGGATGTGCTTGAATTTACCTGCTATACTAAAGCCCGTGGGGCTGTAGAACATCTTTTCAATGATCCGCCGGACCTGCTCATTGTGGACAGCAGGGTGGAAGATGTCCCGGCGCAGGAATTGGCCCGTCTGGTTAAGAGTGAGAACGTCTACCGGCAGCTTCCGGTAATCATCTGTCTGGATGATACAGATCTTCAGCATTCATGGGATTGGAACAAGGTTGAGGTTGATGATTTTCTGGTTCGGCCTTTTTTCCTGCCTGTAGTCAGGGAAAGGGTTAACCTGACACTTTGCCGCGCTCTCCGTGCACTTGATGCCAACCCCTTGTCCAAGCTTCCGGGCAACACTTCCATTATCCAGAAGATTCAAAGTCTGATTGACCGCAAGCAGGATTTTGCTCTTGCCTATTGCGACCTTGATTACTTCAAGTCCTTTAACGATAAGTACGGCTTCTCCCGCGGCGATGAAGTCCTGATGATGAGTGCGCGCATTATCGTCAACACGGTTAAGAGTTTTGCAGGCGAGCAGACTTTTGTGGGGCACGTGGGTGGCGATGACTTTGTCGTCATTACTTCCCCGGATATTATTGAAGAAGTCTGCCAGCGCATAATTTTTTCATTCGACGGTATTGTTCCCAATTTTTATGACATGGAAGACCGCCAGCGCAAATCCATTGTTTCCAAGGACCGTCAGGGCAATACTCAGACTTTTCCCTTGATGGCAATTTCCATTGCTGTTGTTTTTAACATCAACGGAAAGATGAAGCATTTTGGTGAAGCTTCTGCCATTGCCATGGCACTTAAGAAGAAAGCCAAAGAAAACCCCAAGAGCAGCTATGTCCTCGACCGCAGGAATAATAAATAATCTTCCAGAACCTGTTCAGGTTTTTATGACGTATCTGGATGTGGAGAAACGGTCCTCCGCTGCCACTCTGCGTTCCTATACAAAAGACATTTCCCAGTTTGAGGAGTTTCTGGAGACCCGGAAAAGAACCCTTGCGACCCCCGAAAAGGTAACACCGGATCTGGTGCGTGCTTTTCTTGCCAAGCTGCATGGACAGCGTCTTGCCAAGTCGAGCATGTCGCGTAAACTTTCCTCGTTGCGTTCATTTTTCAAGTATATGACCAAGCATCGTTTTATTCAGAATGATCCCATGGTCGGAATCAGGAACCCTAAACAGGAAATTCGCCATCCCCGTTCTTTAAATGTGGATCAGGCCATAAATTTAATGGATGCCCATGTGGGAGATGAACCTGCGGATAAGCGTGATCTGGCTTTGGCTGAGATGTTATATGGTTCCGGTCTGCGGGTAAGCGAGGCTATAACTCTTGACCTTTTTGATATAGATACCTCCAGCGGAGTGGTTCGTGTTTCCGGTAAAGGGAACAAGGAGCGGCTTTCCCCCTTGAGTGATGCGGCCTGCAGGGCTGTGAATGATTATCTGGCAGTTCGTGCCGAGCTTGGACCTGCCCTTGAGGAGCAGGCTTTGTTTGTGGGAAATCGTGGCGGGCGTATCAACCGCAGGCAGGTAAACCGAATTTTGGCCCGTATGGCCGAGGGAGCTGGACTGCATGAGGGAGTTCATCCGCATATGCTTAGGCATAGCTTTGCCTCGCATATGCTGCAGTCAGGGGCTGATATGCGGTCGGTGCAGGAACTTTTGGGGCATGAGCATCTTAGCACCACCCAGCGTTACACCCATTTGAACCTGCAGCAGATTATGAATGTTTATGATAAGGCCCATCCGCTGGCTGGGAACCAGTCGCCGGATTCAAGTGAGGATAAAAAGGAATAGATATTTGTAAATGAGTGTGTTAAGCAAAAGTTAACTTAACAATTTTTGGAGGATGTTTGATGAAAAAGCAGACCGCAGCGACAGTTACCAATGCAATCAATGATAAGAGTGAAGAAGCTCGTAAGGATGCTCTGTTTGAAATTCGCAGCCTGCGAAAGGATCTGGCCCAGCTTGAAAAAGAGCTGTCCTCCAAAAAAAATGAGATAGAAGATCCTGCTTTTGATCTTGTTCACAGTGCTTTTGAAATTTTCCGCCACACTCAGGTTATGGCTGAGAACCGCAAACTGACCGTGCAGATTGACGAAAGTCTAGAGAAAGCATCGTTCAAGGATTATCTTGATTCAAAGGGGGCCCGGGTGCTTAAGAAGCCCGAAGGATGGCACTGGATATCCCCTCAGGGCGAAATGCATTATTTAGGTGAATCCAATGAGACTCAGGCTGCAGCGGAAAAATTGGAAGCTTTAATCTCCAAACGCAAGAATCCTGCTGCCAAGAAAGCAGCGCCTAAAAAGGCTGCTCCAAAAAAAGAAGCCGCTCCCAAAGAAGAGTCTAAGCAGGAAGAAAAGAGCGCGGCTGAGAAGAAATAAATTTTTGTTGCACAATATGAAAAGGGCGTTTCGCAAAATGCGAAACGCCCTTTTTTATTATCGTATGGAGAAGTCAGCTTAGCGTGCTACGGCGCGATCGAATTCAGCTTTGAGGTCCGAGATGAGCTGTTTAACAGAGATGATCTTTTCGGTTCTCCAAGCATTGGAGCCGGCAAAGGCAAAACCGTTTTTCAGCTTGCCGCGCTGGGCATTGATCAGGGCGGAGGCAATGCAGTAGGGGCTTTCCTCTACTTTGCAGCTCTTGATGCAATGGAACGGGCACTTGAAGGGAGACTTTTTGCCATCGGTTACCGCTTGCAGGAAGTCGTTTTTAACTGCTCTGCCGGGGAGTCCTACGGGACTCTGGATGATGGCCATGTCTTCTTTGGTGGAATTTACGTAAGCCTGTTTGAATTCTTCGTCAGCATCGCACTCGTGAGTGGCAACAAAGCGGGTTCCCATCTGGACTCCGGCAGCACCCATCTTGATGTACTTACTGATGTCCTCACCGGAATAAACACCGCCGGCAGCGATAACCGGGATGGTACGGCCAGCTTTTTCTTCGAAGGGCTTAACAGCCTTGATTACTTCGGGAAGGATGTTTTCGAGGGCGAATTTGGGATCGTTGAGCTGCTCGCGTTTGAAGCCGAGGTGGCCGCCTGCCATGGGGCCTTCAACTACGAATGCATCAGGCAGGTAGTCGAATTTGGAAATCCATTTCTTGCAGATAATGGAAGCTGCGCGACCGGAGGAAACAATGGGGACCAGCTTGGTCTTTGCTCCGTCGTGCAGGTATTTGGGCAGGTCGAGGGGCAGTCCGGCACCGGAAAAGATAACATCTGCGCCTTCTTTTACAGAGGTGCTGACCATGTCCGCGAAGTTGGACAGGGCAACCATGATGTTTACACCGAGGATACCGGAGGTCATTTCCTTGGCCTTGCGAATTTCTTCGGCCAGAGTTTCGATGTGTGCTTTTGCGTGATCCTTACCACCGTTTTTGTTGGTAAGGCCGATCATTGCAGCAGCAATAACGCCGATGCCGCCTTCTTTGGCAACTGCGGAAGCAAGACCGGAAAGGGAAATTCCCACTCCCATGCCGCCCTGAATGACGGGCACCTTTGCTACCAGATCACCAATCTTAAGCTGAGGAAGATTCATACTAAAGTTCTCCTATGACTTGTATATTTAAGAGTTGCCTCTGAATATTAAACAATACTGTCAGCAAAAACACTTTGTGGCAGGTATCTGAAAGATACATACAGCGGTGTATTTATTGTTTAGAGGCAGCTTTGAAGTCCGAGAAAAGTTTTTTCCTGTATGAGGTTTAAAGTCAAGTTCTTTTTGACTGTTACAGCTTGGTGACACAATGTATAAATGATGTTTTTGCAATGCAAAATACATACATTCTCTAGTGTATGTATTTCTCCACAATCATTTCAGCAAAGTACATGGAGCTAGTGAAGGCCGGTGAAATAGCGTTGAGTACGTGCACACTCTTTTTATCACTTTCCACTAAAAAGTCCATGACAAGTTCATTCCGTTTCAGATCTACAAGTTGCGGGCGGATACCCACTTTGGGCGAACTTTCAATGTCATCCGGGGAAAGTTCTTTGACCAAATCTTTGGCATCGTTAAAGAAACATTTGAAAAAGTATTTACGAGGTTCTTCAAATGCAACGGATCGGAATTTGGGATTTTTGAAAAAAAGGATGGCATCACGGAGCATTATGTCGAATGCTTCTTTGTCCAGCCCGCTGAGGATACCATAGTTCTCGCGCCCGAATGCAGGAATGGCGGTAGGGCCTAAGTAGACATCGCCGCTAGCACCGCGGGTGAAGTGGATGCCGAGAAAAGGATTCTTGATGTTGGGTACCGGATAGATACTACCCTTGATGGTGTGGGCCTTTTCTTTCTTTAATTTCTTGTAGATTCCTTTGAATGGAATCAGCTGGTAGCCTTCGCCAAACCCGAATGGGCGGGCCACTTGATCGCTATAGGCACCGGCTGCGTTTATGAAGAGACCGCAATTGATTTCTCCTTTGTCGGTAACTATAATATTATTACTTTTTGCAGTAATAAACTTAGTGTCGAGCATGAAGGATACTTTTCCACTTGATTCAAGATCATTGTACAAGGATTGCATTACTGCGCGAGGATCTACTACAGCAGTGTAATGTGAAAATAACGCTTCTTTTGTTGTTTTTGCATTGGGTTCTATTTCTGCAAGACGCTGTTCATCAATGATCTCAACCTTGGCGCCGTTGGCGGTGGCCCGTTTATATAGCTCATGCAGGGTGGGCAGCTCCTCTTCATTGCGGGCGACAATTACCTTGCCTGTTTCCAGCAGGGGCAGATTTTTATCACGGCAATACTCTTTCATCCTGAAGTTACCGGAAAGGCAGGATACAGCACGCAGGCTGCCAGGAGCATAGTAAATTCCGGCATGCAGGACTCCGCTGTTACGTCCTGAGGCATGCTTTGCAATCTCAGGTTCTTTATCGATGATCAGAATATCCTTATGCCCTCTGGAAATCAGTTCCCGTGCGACAGTAAGACCTACAATTCCAGCTCCGCAAATCATGATTTCAGCAGTTTTCATGTCTATATTCCTTTTCGTGTTGTGATTAAGGCATAGTCTTCAATAGAGCACTGCTAATGTCAAAGCATTAAAATGCAGGTCTATCAGCTCCCGCAGGCTTCACGGTATGCACACCACTGGCACATATTGGATCGGATGGGTTTGAAACTATCCTCTTGCAGCATATTGTTGATAATTACCTTGGTCAGGGCCGGGATCTTGGTTTCAATGATTTCTTCGCGCTCTTCATCGCTGGTTTTGGAGTCGAAAAGTCCAACTTCGCGTCCATCTGTGACCAATTCCACCAATGCGGCCTGTCTCGGAAGTTCCCCGGAAGTGTGCTGGTCCATGAGCAGGTAGAGAGGAAGTTGCAGGCTGTCCGCTGAATTCTTGATCATCTCAAGGAAAGGGGTGCCGTCATGATAAATGGCCTGCGGATCATCAAGCAGCGGTCCCCAGATGGATTTATCTTCCCAGAAGGATTTGCGGGGCAGGTGCAGCCGTCCGGTCTTGTAATCCAGTACGTAACGCTCGCCAGACCGCTCATCGACCCGGTCAACGCGACCATGAATCCTGACGCTGAAATCATCCATTTCAAGTTCGGCCTGTGAATCCGATTCCAGTTCTACGATTTTGGTAGGCTTAAGGCTTTTGAGAAACAAGACCAGCCTATTTTTTCCGGCCTGCTCAAGGGATTTTTTGCTGTCATAGGCGAGGTTGGTATATAGCGAATCCCGTTCCAGCCTGAGCATGAACAGGTCCTGCAATGCCTTCACATCTAGATCCTTGCCGCAGATTTCCTTATTCAGGTGCGGTTCAATGAAGTCCTTGAGCACCGAATGGATCAGATCACCGAATCCGGCACGGTCCCCGTCCTGATCCACCGTTACACTCTCGCGAACATTGGACAGGTAGCGGAAGAAGAACAGTTTGGGGCAGCCCACATAGCAATCAATTGCTGATGGAGAGAGTCCTTTGAATTTGAGCAGGTTTTGCAGTTTATCCTGCAACGGTTCTTTAGGTATAGCCGCCGGGTTGTTTACAATTGCCCCTACCGGGAAATTGACCGCCTTGAGCGGGAAGTCTTCGCCCGGGGTGATAATTTCCTTGCGCTGCTGTTCAATTTCCCAGAGCAATTGCTCCACAAAGCGGGAACGGATTGATTTGGAATCGAGCAATCCGGGCTGCACGCCGCTCTGGTAAAAGATGCAGGATTCCTCGCTGCCCATGATCAAGCGGTAAAAGTTGTAGGTCGCGACAGATTCCCTTTCCCGAGAATCGGGCAGATCCAGCAGATGGCGTAACTGGTCAGGGAGCAGGGGATCGTAAGGATCGGTGCCGGGGAGTTTTTCATCCACGGTATCAAGGATAAAGGTGCGTTTGAAATTCAAGAGGCGGCTTTCGAGCATACCGAGTACCTGCATGCCGGAAATCGGGTCCGGTTCAAAGGAAACGCGTTGCGATGACAGCAACTGTCTGAAAATGGAAAAGCAGAGCGATTGTCCGAAAATTTCATTACTGATAGAGCTTTCGCGCAATTCTGGGATAACTTCATTCATCAGCCGGAACAGGCATTCAGAGTCGAGAAGATAGCGACTCCAAAGGGTGCCGCCGCGCTGGCGGAGCATTTCAGACATGGCCTGCAGACTGTCTGCAAGTTCTGAAAGGGTCTCGATATCCTTGAATCCGTCAATGCAGATTCGTACAGCCTCGGCCCGCAGTTCTTCTGTGGTTTCCGGGCTATCGACCAGATTGCCGTTATCGTCACTGTATACCGGCACGAAATCATTTACATCGGCATATGGTGCACCATGGCGCAGAGCATTCTCCCATTGGTGGAAGATGGTTCGCAGAGGCTGATCGCCATCCATTTCCAGCATTTTCAAGTACGGGTGGCGGATCAGGGCCAGAATGTCTTTCCAGTAGAATGTCCGACCGTTCCGGTTTTCCTGCAATTTGAGGACGGCTTCCACCAGTCCGTTCAGGGCGGAGCGTTCCAGCGGATAGCCCATACTGATGTTGATGTCCTGTTCCGGCAGATGGTGCATTACGGGCAGGAGCAGGGAAGTGTCAGGCAGGACCACGGCACAGCCTTCAACCTTTTGCGAGCAAAGCTCATCACGCATGGCAGAAAGCTGTGAATGGCGGTCGAACCCTTCAAAGAATTTCAGTTCCGGAAGTTTGCAACTTCCATTTGCCTGATGATTAGAAAAGGCCTCAGCTTTCCAGTTCTGTAGCCAGAGACGATGTTCACGCACTGCAAAATGGCCTTTACGACCTTCGGCAAGTCCGGGATCACCATGCCAGATGACCTGTAACCCCAGATTCTCCCAAAGA contains:
- a CDS encoding GGDEF domain-containing response regulator; the encoded protein is MVDVKRLAMDKNKDHGLLGLTKYKAILVSPDNSLRDLLFEIWPPDVLEFTCYTKARGAVEHLFNDPPDLLIVDSRVEDVPAQELARLVKSENVYRQLPVIICLDDTDLQHSWDWNKVEVDDFLVRPFFLPVVRERVNLTLCRALRALDANPLSKLPGNTSIIQKIQSLIDRKQDFALAYCDLDYFKSFNDKYGFSRGDEVLMMSARIIVNTVKSFAGEQTFVGHVGGDDFVVITSPDIIEEVCQRIIFSFDGIVPNFYDMEDRQRKSIVSKDRQGNTQTFPLMAISIAVVFNINGKMKHFGEASAIAMALKKKAKENPKSSYVLDRRNNK
- the xerC gene encoding tyrosine recombinase XerC; this encodes MSSTAGIINNLPEPVQVFMTYLDVEKRSSAATLRSYTKDISQFEEFLETRKRTLATPEKVTPDLVRAFLAKLHGQRLAKSSMSRKLSSLRSFFKYMTKHRFIQNDPMVGIRNPKQEIRHPRSLNVDQAINLMDAHVGDEPADKRDLALAEMLYGSGLRVSEAITLDLFDIDTSSGVVRVSGKGNKERLSPLSDAACRAVNDYLAVRAELGPALEEQALFVGNRGGRINRRQVNRILARMAEGAGLHEGVHPHMLRHSFASHMLQSGADMRSVQELLGHEHLSTTQRYTHLNLQQIMNVYDKAHPLAGNQSPDSSEDKKE
- the lhgO gene encoding L-2-hydroxyglutarate oxidase, which encodes MKTAEIMICGAGIVGLTVARELISRGHKDILIIDKEPEIAKHASGRNSGVLHAGIYYAPGSLRAVSCLSGNFRMKEYCRDKNLPLLETGKVIVARNEEELPTLHELYKRATANGAKVEIIDEQRLAEIEPNAKTTKEALFSHYTAVVDPRAVMQSLYNDLESSGKVSFMLDTKFITAKSNNIIVTDKGEINCGLFINAAGAYSDQVARPFGFGEGYQLIPFKGIYKKLKKEKAHTIKGSIYPVPNIKNPFLGIHFTRGASGDVYLGPTAIPAFGRENYGILSGLDKEAFDIMLRDAILFFKNPKFRSVAFEEPRKYFFKCFFNDAKDLVKELSPDDIESSPKVGIRPQLVDLKRNELVMDFLVESDKKSVHVLNAISPAFTSSMYFAEMIVEKYIH
- a CDS encoding nitronate monooxygenase family protein, with product MNLPQLKIGDLVAKVPVIQGGMGVGISLSGLASAVAKEGGIGVIAAAMIGLTNKNGGKDHAKAHIETLAEEIRKAKEMTSGILGVNIMVALSNFADMVSTSVKEGADVIFSGAGLPLDLPKYLHDGAKTKLVPIVSSGRAASIICKKWISKFDYLPDAFVVEGPMAGGHLGFKREQLNDPKFALENILPEVIKAVKPFEEKAGRTIPVIAAGGVYSGEDISKYIKMGAAGVQMGTRFVATHECDADEEFKQAYVNSTKEDMAIIQSPVGLPGRAVKNDFLQAVTDGKKSPFKCPFHCIKSCKVEESPYCIASALINAQRGKLKNGFAFAGSNAWRTEKIISVKQLISDLKAEFDRAVAR